The following coding sequences lie in one Thermosulfuriphilus ammonigenes genomic window:
- a CDS encoding P-II family nitrogen regulator, translating to MIMVRAIVRPEKSAEVMQALLEAGYPAVTKIEVAGRGKQRGIRLGDVIYDELPKEMLMVVVPDEEKDFVVQAILQSARTGEKGAYGDGKIFVSPVEEVYTISSGTREA from the coding sequence ATGATCATGGTCAGAGCCATTGTCAGACCGGAAAAAAGTGCTGAGGTCATGCAGGCCTTACTGGAGGCTGGCTATCCGGCCGTCACCAAGATTGAAGTGGCTGGCCGGGGTAAACAGCGCGGCATCCGCCTTGGGGATGTGATCTATGATGAGCTGCCCAAGGAAATGCTCATGGTAGTAGTTCCTGATGAGGAAAAGGACTTTGTTGTCCAGGCCATCCTTCAAAGTGCCCGGACCGGGGAGAAGGGGGCTTACGGTGACGGCAAGATCTTCGTCAGCCCGGTGGAAGAGGTCTACACCATCAGCTCTGGGACTAGAGAAGCCTAA
- the nifH gene encoding nitrogenase iron protein — MRKIAIYGKGGIGKSTTTQNTVAGLAEMGKKVMVVGCDPKADSTRLLLGGLAQKSVLDTLREEGEDVDLDDIRKVGFGGTLCVESGGPEPGVGCAGRGIITSINLLESLGAYDESEGLDYVFYDVLGDVVCGGFAMPIREGKAREIYIVCSGEMMAMYAANNICKGVRKFAEAGGVRLGGLICNSRKVENEEELIKAFAKKLGTQMIYFLPRDNMVQKAEINRKTVIDYDPNCEMAQHYRNLAKAIDENDMFVIPQPMHTDELEKLLMEYGILD, encoded by the coding sequence ATGAGAAAGATTGCTATCTACGGAAAGGGCGGTATCGGCAAATCTACCACCACCCAGAATACAGTTGCCGGGCTGGCTGAGATGGGAAAGAAGGTCATGGTGGTGGGCTGTGACCCTAAGGCGGACTCTACCAGGCTCCTTTTAGGTGGTCTGGCTCAAAAGAGTGTCCTCGATACCCTCCGGGAGGAGGGAGAGGATGTAGATCTTGACGATATCCGCAAGGTGGGCTTTGGGGGCACGCTTTGCGTGGAGTCAGGAGGCCCGGAGCCGGGGGTGGGATGTGCCGGCCGGGGCATCATTACCTCTATTAATCTCCTCGAATCTTTAGGGGCCTACGATGAAAGCGAGGGTCTGGACTACGTCTTCTATGATGTTCTGGGTGACGTTGTCTGTGGTGGGTTCGCCATGCCTATCCGGGAAGGAAAGGCCCGGGAGATCTACATCGTTTGCTCTGGCGAGATGATGGCCATGTACGCAGCCAACAACATCTGCAAAGGGGTTCGCAAATTTGCCGAGGCCGGAGGTGTTCGTCTGGGTGGTCTTATCTGTAACAGTCGAAAGGTAGAAAATGAAGAAGAGCTTATCAAGGCCTTTGCCAAGAAGCTGGGCACGCAGATGATCTACTTTCTCCCCCGCGACAACATGGTTCAGAAGGCGGAGATAAACCGCAAGACAGTCATTGATTATGACCCCAACTGTGAAATGGCCCAGCACTACCGCAATCTGGCCAAGGCCATCGACGAAAACGACATGTTTGTCATCCCCCAGCCCATGCACACCGACGAGCTTGAGAAGCTCCTCATGGAATACGGCATTTTGGACTAG
- a CDS encoding LeuA family protein, protein MLLDTTLREGEQRFGVYFSPEIKLGLLERLARLGVEEIELGVASPDKELEKLLTAASRLQVRVSIWARLREEDLYLTKELGVSRANFGLPVSLDHLQRRLRIGPQEALKRIKKLISQASRVIPYVSLGLETASQAEPDFLLKAAETAIESGAKRIRISDTLGILNPLETATIIRRLRERIPAAELAFHGHNDFGLATANAIAALEAGARWVDVSVLGLGERAGIAALEEVVAYLYFRRKKTSYHLENLGELCRFVAWHARCPIPEHKPIIGRGLFLCETGLHVHGLAQAPELYEPFPPEKIGLKRRLALGKKSGRAAVRLKLKQMGISVPDEALDGLVRAIRQVSRLKERPLTEAEIHQIVEDQKIWPNKKIFTKM, encoded by the coding sequence ATGCTCCTAGACACTACTCTTAGAGAAGGAGAACAACGCTTTGGAGTCTATTTTAGCCCGGAGATCAAACTCGGTCTCCTAGAAAGGCTGGCCCGCCTGGGGGTGGAAGAGATAGAGCTGGGAGTGGCCAGTCCGGACAAAGAGCTGGAGAAGCTCCTTACGGCCGCCAGCAGGCTCCAGGTCCGGGTCAGTATCTGGGCCCGGCTCCGGGAGGAGGATCTCTACTTGACAAAAGAGTTGGGAGTGAGTCGGGCCAACTTCGGGTTGCCGGTCTCCCTTGATCATCTTCAGAGAAGGCTAAGAATCGGCCCCCAGGAGGCCCTCAAGAGGATAAAAAAATTGATTTCCCAGGCCAGTCGGGTCATCCCTTATGTCTCCCTCGGTCTTGAAACCGCCAGTCAGGCAGAGCCTGACTTTCTTCTTAAAGCCGCCGAGACGGCCATTGAATCCGGGGCCAAAAGGATCAGGATCTCCGATACTCTGGGAATATTGAATCCCCTGGAGACAGCGACCATCATCAGAAGGCTGCGGGAAAGGATTCCCGCAGCCGAATTGGCCTTCCATGGTCACAATGACTTCGGCCTGGCCACGGCCAACGCTATCGCCGCCCTGGAGGCCGGGGCTAGGTGGGTAGATGTATCTGTTTTAGGACTGGGCGAGAGGGCCGGCATAGCCGCCCTGGAAGAGGTGGTCGCCTATCTGTATTTTCGGAGAAAAAAGACCTCCTACCACCTCGAAAACCTCGGTGAACTGTGCCGCTTTGTGGCCTGGCACGCCAGGTGCCCCATCCCGGAGCACAAACCCATAATTGGACGGGGGCTCTTTCTCTGCGAGACAGGGCTCCATGTCCACGGCCTGGCCCAGGCCCCCGAACTTTACGAACCCTTCCCTCCCGAAAAGATCGGCCTAAAACGACGTTTGGCCCTGGGCAAAAAGAGCGGCCGGGCCGCTGTAAGACTCAAACTTAAACAGATGGGGATATCCGTGCCGGATGAGGCCCTGGATGGTCTGGTCAGGGCCATTCGCCAGGTCTCCCGGCTTAAAGAGCGCCCCCTAACCGAGGCAGAAATCCATCAGATCGTCGAGGACCAGAAGATATGGCCGAACAAAAAGATTTTTACAAAAATGTAA
- a CDS encoding sigma 54-interacting transcriptional regulator: MAEQKDFYKNVNKKYPINTKNVKSLDALELEVLYAISEVISDVLELDRALRRVLRILSETLDMERATITLLDEESGRLVIRASHGLSPQEEQRGIYAIGEGVTGQVFATGEPCVVPDVRSEPLFLNRTGARAVAKERLSFIAVPITLKRHPIGVLSVDKLFGKDVDPAEDVKFLKIVATLIAHFVSLNQQVAAREKLLRQDNLNLRRELKSRFQRLFWHSQSPVMQRTLEMVRKVAPTKATVLLLGESGTGKTMTARLIHELSPRAGKPFVKINCAALPENLLEAELFGYEKGAFTGAVTSKSGRLEEANGGTVFLDEIGELPLSLQAKLLRFIQEREFERLGSTKTKEIDVRLIAATNRDLEEAVARGEFRSDLYFRLSVFPLELPPLRKRPEDIPLLLNFFCERASQDYGRKIILSQEATERLVHYSWPGNIREMENIIERLAIVCEKVPIAPEDIEPFLQTDHLDQPSSEEELPNKESHSLKEMEKREILLALKRNQWVLTWAAKDLGLTLRQLRYRIQKLGLQPSIPLRRGRPPLRKK, encoded by the coding sequence ATGGCCGAACAAAAAGATTTTTACAAAAATGTAAACAAAAAATATCCAATCAACACCAAAAATGTAAAATCGCTCGATGCCCTGGAGCTGGAGGTCCTTTACGCTATCTCCGAGGTCATAAGCGATGTCTTGGAGCTCGATCGGGCCCTAAGAAGGGTTCTGAGAATCCTCTCCGAGACCCTGGACATGGAGAGGGCCACCATCACCCTGCTTGACGAAGAATCGGGGAGGCTGGTCATCAGGGCCTCCCATGGTCTCTCGCCCCAGGAGGAGCAAAGAGGCATCTATGCCATCGGCGAGGGTGTCACCGGACAGGTTTTTGCCACCGGCGAGCCCTGCGTGGTTCCCGATGTTCGCTCTGAGCCCCTATTTCTTAACCGAACCGGGGCCCGAGCAGTGGCCAAAGAGAGGCTTTCGTTTATCGCTGTTCCCATCACCCTTAAAAGGCACCCCATTGGAGTCCTGTCGGTGGACAAACTCTTTGGCAAAGACGTTGATCCGGCCGAAGATGTAAAATTCCTAAAGATCGTGGCCACCCTCATTGCCCACTTTGTCAGCCTGAATCAACAGGTAGCCGCCAGAGAAAAACTCTTAAGACAGGACAACCTGAACCTCCGCCGAGAGCTAAAAAGCCGCTTTCAGCGTCTTTTCTGGCACAGCCAGAGCCCGGTCATGCAGAGGACCCTTGAGATGGTCCGCAAGGTGGCCCCCACCAAGGCCACCGTGCTTCTTCTGGGAGAATCCGGGACGGGAAAGACCATGACAGCCCGGCTCATCCACGAGCTCTCTCCCCGAGCGGGGAAGCCCTTTGTCAAGATAAACTGCGCCGCCCTGCCCGAAAACCTCCTTGAGGCCGAGCTTTTTGGCTATGAGAAGGGGGCCTTCACCGGAGCGGTGACCTCAAAGAGCGGTCGTCTGGAAGAGGCCAACGGGGGCACGGTGTTTCTAGACGAAATCGGAGAGCTGCCCCTCTCCCTCCAGGCCAAACTTCTGCGGTTCATCCAGGAAAGGGAGTTTGAAAGGCTGGGGAGCACCAAAACAAAAGAGATAGATGTCCGTCTCATCGCTGCCACCAATCGCGACCTGGAAGAGGCCGTGGCCAGAGGTGAATTTCGCTCCGATCTCTACTTTCGATTGAGCGTCTTTCCCTTAGAGCTTCCCCCCTTAAGGAAGCGCCCTGAAGACATCCCCCTGCTTCTTAACTTCTTTTGTGAGCGGGCCTCCCAGGATTACGGGCGGAAGATCATTCTCAGCCAGGAGGCCACAGAGCGACTGGTCCATTATTCCTGGCCGGGGAACATCCGAGAGATGGAAAATATCATTGAGCGGCTGGCTATAGTCTGCGAGAAGGTCCCCATTGCCCCGGAAGACATCGAGCCCTTCCTACAGACCGACCACTTAGATCAGCCCTCTTCAGAGGAAGAGTTGCCGAACAAGGAGAGCCACTCCCTTAAAGAGATGGAGAAAAGGGAGATCCTTTTGGCCCTCAAACGCAACCAGTGGGTCCTCACCTGGGCCGCCAAAGATCTGGGGCTCACCCTCCGTCAACTCCGATACCGCATCCAAAAACTGGGGCTTCAGCCATCCATTCCCCTTCGTCGGGGCCGCCCCCCTTTAAGAAAAAAATAA
- a CDS encoding ammonium transporter: protein MKRRRLWTLVVWGSLALSGSLAWAGDPTGAQTLKSDPGLPVDYVWVLICGFMVMFMQAGFACVEAGFCRAKNVTNLFTKNVMDFVVGSLAFWALGYGIMMGTDWKGLLGTSGFFLSGDGYDVGNYLTFFWQMVFAATAATIVSGAVAERLKFQAYLVYSAVITLFIYPIYGHWVWGGGWLSKLPYGLGHLDFAGSGVVHAVGGFIGLAGAIVLGPRYGKFDKNGRPRAIPGHSLPMAALGTFILWFGWYGFNPGSTFSAHHLRISVIAVNTTLAASAASLTALLIILLKTRRFDLGMALNGALAGLVAITAPCAWVEAWAAAVIGIVAGFIVVAGVYLLEGLKIDDPVGAVPVHGFNGIWGLLAVGIFADGTYGNYSIEPPFVKGLLYGGGVDQFISQLIGAGALILWAFGCGLVLFKVLDSLMGIRVEPKEELMGLDIIEHGTPAYPEFYTMNSQT, encoded by the coding sequence ATGAAGAGGCGTCGTTTGTGGACTCTGGTGGTTTGGGGCTCGCTGGCCCTCTCGGGATCGCTGGCCTGGGCCGGTGATCCCACGGGAGCCCAGACTTTAAAGTCCGACCCCGGGCTCCCGGTAGATTACGTCTGGGTTCTGATCTGCGGCTTTATGGTCATGTTCATGCAGGCGGGTTTTGCCTGTGTGGAGGCCGGTTTCTGCCGGGCTAAAAACGTCACCAACCTCTTTACCAAAAATGTCATGGATTTTGTCGTCGGTTCCCTGGCCTTCTGGGCCCTTGGCTACGGAATAATGATGGGCACCGACTGGAAGGGGCTCTTGGGAACCTCCGGTTTTTTTCTGAGTGGAGATGGCTATGACGTTGGTAACTACCTGACTTTCTTCTGGCAGATGGTCTTTGCCGCCACCGCGGCGACCATCGTCTCCGGAGCGGTGGCCGAGCGACTCAAGTTCCAGGCCTATCTTGTCTATTCGGCGGTGATCACCCTCTTTATCTATCCTATTTATGGCCACTGGGTCTGGGGAGGGGGCTGGCTTTCTAAACTCCCTTACGGTCTGGGGCACCTCGACTTTGCCGGCTCCGGTGTTGTCCACGCCGTAGGGGGTTTCATTGGTCTGGCGGGAGCCATTGTTCTCGGCCCTCGCTACGGAAAGTTTGACAAAAACGGCAGACCTCGGGCCATCCCTGGTCACAGCCTGCCCATGGCCGCCCTGGGAACCTTTATCCTCTGGTTTGGCTGGTACGGATTTAACCCCGGCTCCACCTTTTCTGCACACCACCTGAGGATCTCGGTGATCGCCGTAAACACCACCCTGGCGGCCTCAGCGGCCTCCCTTACAGCCCTGCTCATCATTTTGCTAAAGACCAGGCGTTTTGATCTGGGCATGGCCCTCAACGGGGCCCTGGCCGGACTGGTGGCCATCACCGCCCCCTGTGCCTGGGTTGAGGCCTGGGCGGCAGCGGTTATCGGCATAGTGGCCGGATTCATTGTTGTCGCCGGTGTCTATCTCCTCGAGGGTCTTAAGATAGACGATCCGGTAGGGGCGGTTCCCGTCCATGGTTTCAATGGTATCTGGGGTCTTCTGGCGGTAGGAATTTTTGCCGACGGCACCTATGGCAACTACTCCATAGAGCCTCCCTTCGTCAAAGGGCTTCTCTATGGTGGTGGTGTTGATCAGTTCATCTCCCAGCTAATCGGGGCGGGAGCCTTAATTCTCTGGGCCTTTGGCTGCGGCCTGGTGCTCTTCAAGGTGCTCGATAGCCTCATGGGCATTCGGGTTGAGCCCAAAGAGGAGCTCATGGGTCTTGATATTATCGAACACGGGACTCCCGCTTATCCCGAGTTCTACACCATGAATAGCCAGACATAA